The Streptomyces sp. V3I7 genome segment CGCCGCCAGGCCTGCGCGTGGTCCGTCGGCCTCCCCGACGGCGACCGCGCGGTTGAGCCGGACGACCGGGCTGTCGGTCAGGCGCGCGAGCTCGTCGTACCACTCGACGATCTGCACCCAGTCGGTCTCCTCGGCGGTGGGCGCGTCGGCGTGGAGTGCCGCGATGGCGGCCTGGGCCTGGAACTCGCCCAGCCGGTCGCGGGCGAGGGCCGCCTGCAGGATCCCGACGCCCTCGGCGATCAGTGCGGTGTCCCACCGGCCGCGGTCCTGCTCGGCGAGCGGCACCAGGCTGCCGTCGGGCGCGGTCCGGGCGGCGCGCCGGGCGTGGTGGAGCAGCATGAGGGCGAGCAGCCCGGCCACCTCGGGGTGGTCGATGATGGCCGCGAGCTGCCGGGTGAGCCGGATGGCCTCGGCGGCGAGGTCGACGTCGCCGGAGTAGCCCTCGTTGAAGACGAGGTAGAGGACGCGCAGCACGGTGGCGACGTCGCCGGGCCGGTCGAAGCTTCCCCGAGCTCTCGGCTTCGCTCGAGCAGGGGAGACCCCAACGCCGGAGACGGTGCGCTTGGCCCGGCTGATGCGCTGGGCCATGGTGGCCTCGGGCACCAGGTAGGCCTCGGCGATCTGGCGGGTGGTCAGCCCGCCGACGGCGCGCAGCGTGAGCGCGACCGCCGACGCCGGGGTCAGCGACGGGTGGGCGCACAAGAAGTAGAGCTGGAGCGTGTCGTCCACCGCGGACGCCGGCCCGGGCGCCGGCTCCACCTCGACGCGGTCCTCACGCCGGCGGCGGGCCGCGTCGGCGCGGGTCGCGTCGAGGAACCGGCGCCAGGCCACGGTGACCAGCCAGCCCTTCGGGTCCCTGGGCCGTTCGGCCGGCCAGACGCGGACCGCCTCGACCAGCGCGTCCTGCACGGCGTCCTCGGCCGCCGCGAAGTCGGCTCCGCGGCGGACGAGGACGGTGAGCACGCTCGGCGTGAGGCTCCTGAGCAGGAGCTCGTCCATCGGTGACGTCAGTCCGTGATGGTGGGCGGCGTGGCCAGGAACGGGCGCACCTCCAGCCACTCGTGGATCGGCTTGCCGCCGGCCCCCGGCGCGGCCGACAGCTCCCCGGCCAGCTCGACGGCGCGCTCGTAGCTGTCGACGTCGATGATCATCCAGCCGGCGATGAGGTCCTTGGTCTCCGCGAACGGTCCGTCGGTGACCGGCGGGCGCCCCTCACCGTCGTAGCGGACCCACGCTCCCTCGGGGGCGAGCGCCTGCCCGTCGACGAACTCGCCGGTCTTCTCCAGCCGGGCCGCGAAGTCGTTCATGTACCGCACATGCGCCGAGATCTCCTCCGGGCTCCACTGGTCCATCGGCACGTCGTTGACGGAAGCCGGGGCGCCGCGGTAGTGCTTCAGCAGCAGGTACTTGGCCATCGTGGTTCTCCTCAGTGCTCGTACGACCCATTGTGGTCGCGTTCACACCGGGGACGGAGCCGGACGCGGGTTCTCGACATCGCCGTCCGATTTTTTTTGGGCCGTCAGCGTCGGGCGCCTTCGACGACCCCGATGAGCCGCTTCACCTCCCGTGCCATCGCCTCCCGTCCCGCGCGCAGGTACGGGCGCGCGTCCACGGCCTCGGGGTGGGCGGCGAGGTGGTCGCGGACGGCTCCGGTGAGCGCCAGGTTGAGGGCGGTGCCGATGTTGACCTTGGCGATGCCGCCCGTGACCGCCGCGGCGAGGCCGGTGTCCGGTACGCCGGAGGAGCCGTGCAGGACGAGGGGGACGGGGAGTGCGGCCGCGAGGCGTTTGAGGAGGTCGTGGTCGAGGGCGGCGGTGCGGGTGGTCATGGCGTGGGAGCTGCCGATGGCGACGGCGAGGGCGTCGACACCGGTCTCGGCGACGAAGGCGCGGGCCTGGTCCGGGGCGGTACGGGCGCCGGGCGCGTGGGCGTCCAGCGGGGGCTTGCCGTCCTTGCCGCCGATCTCGCCCAACTCGGCCTCGATCCATAGACCTTGGGTGTGCGCCCAGTCGGCGGCGGCGCGGGTCGCGGCGAGGTTGTCGGCGTAGGGAAGGCGGGCCGCGTCATACATCACGGAGCTGAAGCCCGCGTCGGGCGCCTGGCGCAGCAGGTCGTCGCCCTGGACGTGGTCGAGATGCAACGCCACCGGCACGGAGGCTCGTTCGGCGGCTGCCGTGGCCGCGCGGGCCAGCGGGAGGAGCCGTCCCTGACGGAACTTGACCGCGTTCTCGCTGACTTGGAGGACGACGGGCGTACCGGCGGCCTCGGCGCCGGTGACGACGGCCTCGATGTGCTCCAGGGTGATGATGTTGAACGCGGCGACGGCCGAGTGGGCTTGGGCGGCGCGGGTGATCAGCTCGCCGGTGCGTGCGAGGGGCACGGCGTTTCCTTCCTGGGGCGGGAACGGGGCTGAGCCTGGGATGCCTGAAACGCGTCGGTCAGGCAGTGCGACTCACGTGAGGATCACCGAGCGCGTGAGATGGCGCGGCCGGTCCGGGTCGAGTCCCCGGCGTTCGGCCACGGCCACCGCGAGCCGCTGGGCGCGGACGAGTTCGGCGAGCGGGTCGAGCGAGCCCTCGATCCACAATCCTCCCGTGGCCCGTACCTGTTGGGCGAGACCGTCCGGCGCCTCACCGAACATCCAGGCCGCCGTGGAGCGGGTGGTGATGCTGATGGGGCCGTGCCGGTACTCCATCGCCGGGTACGCCTCGGTCCAGGACAGAGACGCCTCGCGCATCTTCAGCGCCGCCTCGTTCGCGAGTCCGACGGTCCAGCCGCGCCCCAGAAAGGTGAACTGCGTGCAGTCGACGAGTCCTTCGGGCAGGGGCGTCGACAGTGCGGTCCGCGCGTCGGCGACGGCCGCGTCCGTGTGCAGGCCCACATGGGCGCGGAGCAGGGTGAGCGCGCTGGTGGCGAACCGGGTCTGGACCACGGAGCGTTCGTCCGCGAAGTCCAGCACCACCACGTCGTCGGCCGCCGCCATCACGGGGGTGTCAGGATCGGCGGTGACGGCCGTCGTACGCGTCCGCCCCTTCAACTGGCCCAGCAGGTCCAGTACTTCGGTGGTGGTGCCGGAGCGGGTGAGGGCGAGGACGCGGTCGTACGAACGTCCGCGCGGGAACTCCGACGCGGCGAAGGCGTCGGTCTCCCCCTGTCCCGCGTCCTCGCGTAGCCCGGCGATCGCCTGCGCCATGAAGTACGACGTCCCGCACCCGACGATCGCGACCCGCTCCCCCGGCGCCGGGAGCGCCCCGCCGTGGCGCCCGGCGGTGGCCGCCGCCCGCGTCCAGCACTCCGGCTGGCTGTTCAGCTCGTCCTCGACATGCGTCATGCCGCATCCTCTCGCGCTGAAATTTTCTGCACGGTATAGCGAGCTTTCGCGCACAATCAAGCATCCGAACGCGGACAACGCGCAGTAGCGGTGCACTAGCCTCACGAGACGAAACCTCATGGGACGACCGAGGACCGAACGGAGACCGCCCATGTCGCGCGACGCCCGCTGGCAGACGCTGCTGGAACTGCTCGCGGAGCACGGCCGCCTGGAGGTGGAGGAGGCGGCGACCCGGCTGGAGGTCTCGGCGGCGACGATCCGCCGGGACCTCGACCAGCTCGCCGAGCAGCAGATGCTGGTGCGCACCCGGGGCGGCGCGGTGGCGCACGGGGTGTCGTACGAACTGCCGCTGCGCTACAAGACGGCCCGCCGCGCCTCCGAGAAGCAGCGCATCGCCAAGGCGGTCGCGGACCTCGTCGGGCCGGGCGAGGTGGTGGGGCTGACCGGCGGCACGACCACCACGGAGGTCGCCCGCGCCCTGGCCGTGCGGGGCGATCTCGCCTCCGGCTCACCGGCGTTGACCGTCGTCACCAACGCGCTGAACATCGCGGGCGAGCTGGCCGTACGGCCTCAGTTCAAGATCGTGGTGACGGGCGGGGTCGCGCGCCCGCAGTCGTACGAGCTCGTCGGGCCGCTGGCGGACGGCGCGCTCGGCCGGATCACGCTCGACGTGGCGGTGCTCGGGGTGGTCGCCTTCGACGTCACGCACGGCGCGGCGGCGCAGGACGAGACGGAGGCGGCCATCAACCGGCTGCTGTGCGAGCGCGCGGAACGCGTGATCGTCGCCGCCGACTCCAGCAAGCTGGGCCGGCGGGCCTTCGCCCGGATCTGCGCAGCCGATCTCGTGGACACCCTCGTCACGGACACGGCGGTGGCGCCGGAGCTCGTGCGCGAATTCGAGGAGGCGGGGATCCGGGTTCGCACCGCCTGACAGGCGCCAACGCGCCTGCGCCGACGGC includes the following:
- a CDS encoding RNA polymerase sigma factor, whose translation is MDELLLRSLTPSVLTVLVRRGADFAAAEDAVQDALVEAVRVWPAERPRDPKGWLVTVAWRRFLDATRADAARRRREDRVEVEPAPGPASAVDDTLQLYFLCAHPSLTPASAVALTLRAVGGLTTRQIAEAYLVPEATMAQRISRAKRTVSGVGVSPARAKPRARGSFDRPGDVATVLRVLYLVFNEGYSGDVDLAAEAIRLTRQLAAIIDHPEVAGLLALMLLHHARRAARTAPDGSLVPLAEQDRGRWDTALIAEGVGILQAALARDRLGEFQAQAAIAALHADAPTAEETDWVQIVEWYDELARLTDSPVVRLNRAVAVGEADGPRAGLAALAAVDAALPRHDAVAAYLHERDGDLATAARLYAEAAHKAPNLAERDHLTRQAARLNARRGR
- a CDS encoding YciI family protein — protein: MAKYLLLKHYRGAPASVNDVPMDQWSPEEISAHVRYMNDFAARLEKTGEFVDGQALAPEGAWVRYDGEGRPPVTDGPFAETKDLIAGWMIIDVDSYERAVELAGELSAAPGAGGKPIHEWLEVRPFLATPPTITD
- a CDS encoding class II fructose-bisphosphate aldolase, producing the protein MPLARTGELITRAAQAHSAVAAFNIITLEHIEAVVTGAEAAGTPVVLQVSENAVKFRQGRLLPLARAATAAAERASVPVALHLDHVQGDDLLRQAPDAGFSSVMYDAARLPYADNLAATRAAADWAHTQGLWIEAELGEIGGKDGKPPLDAHAPGARTAPDQARAFVAETGVDALAVAIGSSHAMTTRTAALDHDLLKRLAAALPVPLVLHGSSGVPDTGLAAAVTGGIAKVNIGTALNLALTGAVRDHLAAHPEAVDARPYLRAGREAMAREVKRLIGVVEGARR
- a CDS encoding SIS domain-containing protein is translated as MTHVEDELNSQPECWTRAAATAGRHGGALPAPGERVAIVGCGTSYFMAQAIAGLREDAGQGETDAFAASEFPRGRSYDRVLALTRSGTTTEVLDLLGQLKGRTRTTAVTADPDTPVMAAADDVVVLDFADERSVVQTRFATSALTLLRAHVGLHTDAAVADARTALSTPLPEGLVDCTQFTFLGRGWTVGLANEAALKMREASLSWTEAYPAMEYRHGPISITTRSTAAWMFGEAPDGLAQQVRATGGLWIEGSLDPLAELVRAQRLAVAVAERRGLDPDRPRHLTRSVILT
- a CDS encoding DeoR/GlpR family DNA-binding transcription regulator; its protein translation is MSRDARWQTLLELLAEHGRLEVEEAATRLEVSAATIRRDLDQLAEQQMLVRTRGGAVAHGVSYELPLRYKTARRASEKQRIAKAVADLVGPGEVVGLTGGTTTTEVARALAVRGDLASGSPALTVVTNALNIAGELAVRPQFKIVVTGGVARPQSYELVGPLADGALGRITLDVAVLGVVAFDVTHGAAAQDETEAAINRLLCERAERVIVAADSSKLGRRAFARICAADLVDTLVTDTAVAPELVREFEEAGIRVRTA